A section of the Thermoproteales archaeon genome encodes:
- a CDS encoding GTPase — protein sequence MSKRAKSKVIIMGAAGRDFHNFNVYFRDNEEYEVVAFTAAQIPNITDRKYPPELSGSLYPNGIPIYPENMLYDLIKKYNVDEVVLSYSDLLYDEVMRKASIALSAGADFKLLSVKNTMLKSNKPVISVCAARTGAGKSTVSRRIARLLKKYGIKFVVIRHPMPYGDLREQTWQRFETFEDLDKHECTIEEREEYEPHIREGNIVYAGVDYEKILSEAEKEAQVILWDGGNNDWSFYVSDLYITVVDPLRPGHELLSYPGEVNVRLADVIIINKVGIAKNEDVEKVIKNVKRINDKAIIIKADSEVSVDNPELIKGRRVLVVEDGPTVTHGGLPYAAGYVAAVKYGAKEIINPRDFAVGSIKTAYDKYSHIGPVLPALGYGRKQMKELEETINKIDCDAMVLGTPSDISRYLNIKIPVVKVFYELKELGKPDLEDIIKDFLIKRELIRSYD from the coding sequence ATGTCCAAGAGGGCTAAAAGTAAGGTCATAATAATGGGAGCGGCTGGCCGAGACTTCCACAACTTCAATGTCTATTTTCGTGATAATGAAGAATATGAAGTAGTAGCTTTTACAGCGGCGCAAATACCAAATATCACAGATAGAAAATATCCACCTGAACTCTCAGGTTCCCTATATCCCAATGGAATACCTATTTACCCTGAAAATATGCTTTATGATCTTATTAAGAAGTATAATGTTGATGAAGTAGTTTTATCTTATAGCGACTTACTATATGATGAGGTTATGCGCAAAGCTTCTATTGCTTTAAGCGCTGGCGCTGACTTTAAGCTGCTCAGCGTAAAAAATACCATGCTTAAATCAAACAAACCAGTAATTTCTGTTTGTGCTGCTAGAACGGGAGCTGGCAAAAGCACAGTTAGTAGAAGAATCGCACGGCTGCTCAAAAAATATGGAATAAAATTTGTGGTTATAAGGCATCCAATGCCTTACGGCGACTTGCGAGAGCAAACATGGCAACGATTTGAAACTTTCGAAGATCTCGATAAACACGAATGTACGATAGAAGAAAGAGAAGAATACGAGCCTCATATTAGAGAGGGAAACATCGTATATGCTGGTGTTGATTACGAAAAAATACTCTCTGAAGCAGAGAAAGAAGCTCAAGTTATTCTATGGGACGGTGGAAACAACGACTGGTCATTCTATGTGTCTGATTTGTACATAACAGTTGTTGATCCGCTTAGGCCTGGACATGAACTATTATCTTATCCGGGAGAAGTAAATGTTCGCTTGGCGGATGTGATAATAATAAATAAAGTAGGGATTGCTAAAAACGAAGATGTAGAAAAAGTAATTAAAAACGTGAAACGCATAAATGATAAGGCTATCATAATAAAGGCAGATTCTGAAGTGAGCGTTGATAATCCCGAATTAATAAAAGGTAGAAGGGTTTTAGTCGTAGAAGATGGTCCAACAGTGACGCATGGAGGATTGCCTTACGCAGCGGGTTATGTTGCGGCTGTAAAGTATGGAGCAAAGGAGATTATAAATCCTCGAGACTTTGCAGTGGGCTCGATAAAAACCGCTTATGATAAATATTCCCATATTGGACCAGTATTGCCAGCGCTTGGATATGGCAGAAAGCAGATGAAAGAGCTTGAAGAAACTATAAATAAAATTGATTGTGACGCGATGGTGCTTGGCACCCCCTCCGACATAAGTCGATATTTAAACATAAAAATACCTGTTGTCAAAGTATTCTACGAGCTTAAGGAACTGGGTAAACCGGATCTAGAGGATATAATAAAAGACTTTCTCATTAAGCGAGAGTTGATTCGCAGCTATGATTAA